A window from Calliopsis andreniformis isolate RMS-2024a chromosome 7, iyCalAndr_principal, whole genome shotgun sequence encodes these proteins:
- the Fs(1)n gene encoding female sterile (1) Nasrat — protein sequence MLWLTRISAIFFFFFCGILASCEDLEEAIKKLDHFKDIKYLRTPRDSQEYSSIWLEYEFNTGAGNREELVVTDISVDEYTNLPEAETKWQYLEINGSGYLIRTEKSTLFFYKLSLDNAPNTLSKDFASLSVEGSIVTFKVISLESFRSTSTPEIDVVAVLCVESDRGTSLQWYRLLDGNSFKFFWSWPVQKHTKDMEFIQQGIQKKLLLLNENEIRFGRQNSPIDIYGFNIDFLTNSFNFWLCQRTFAPKIFDIQVCSIYENIFLALQGASEVYLYEYKNTTEASIFQELQTIKSQDLKNFVCFESGYLQFLAISGPEAALFHFFEGEFQYNAESESSFDISEISWVRDVRLNTYRDESLLLIQLRNSTVIALAWQGLSFKKIHLPSNILDQFDISMATVVPKFGFILGNKFVRFQTKLKDLEHPIQHSTERLLSLQSLLNDSLTYQEKILNETRTRLEKSYLSKTQVTGVWNISTVNATNAVITDDVIYHSVTIGSVNLTREELWFDVNSYAEALRDLEGKLEEIDANLVEALDFDSKELNFDSEVEISGNINVTGSLNVEDLSVEFINDLDVMNDARYHDEVVVEGKRTFSSIEAENVTIYSLNGIPVKDIRFGDSMEDYGDVDFSKISRAEVKEHLFFDSINGVEWKTLMEDIVWKDEPKVIPGETVIEGTLTADTVSIDFLNNLRYPKDYVLVDSSGPAYLTGLKSFDELVVPSLKNVKFINDIDVEDFVVLHKDNVLNELITFENLEVDDTLQVDGTVTRMQEKEIKLLNETSNVSSNIIFSSLTVLGNVTFENALLDGRRLNFEDLLLKTEENVEITGTKTFLGNVGIGSNLTIMSGMINGHSMDDFVTLDTDQELPNLQKISSNVTFGNVTYGATKKLEAFLRTEKDCLKKIIIFDFPLIVDELSVDNINNTSYQDFARMLNETFQTASLENLKTETLRAEEIVPKVINGVEFANFSKHLAKSSIINEYTIDKLETDQLNVKFINGIPFDEIKLLKDQLSALIVSISDGNRSLESLQVTGKVSTNTINGQALENYLQENRMGSVIFNKNVSIKNLTILGSMNDLDFLERVSDTVQKTDRNITVHGHKRFNAVSCSVLEAKSLNGHLMENILDPLKEQVLTGPLTINGSLTILNNFNATGNIGSISYEDLISRFKPLGKDTYELVGNVRFYNNVSIENLFTNGTIQGTDFGSFLSTTVARNEDNVTVFGAKVFQGPVTFKGAFLVRDKLNDIDLKRFQKAVFVDRPFSVRTKLVFKDGVRIEEDIEVETEFQAKSLMGVDVNELRLDVHYLNRPTYIKETIAFTDVIFGSNIEVSKFNDFDMRLLIPLHTDQSIPVGVFRCRSIKVDEIRILGNINEENLKTMQENTFMLSGEQNITGQINFRGHVNVRRDFNAFSINGIDPKRIIPLNSKTTLTGNFVFEKPIVFNQGLRVGYLNGINPGWWDGMAVRTNNITPQTISGKWTVLGNVYFENGASGPEFLNGTNITALVDTLATRHLEMDALITETEENLKSICDDLNQLKHFAEKQVYKFSSFDYLQIIEFDNRIVSLHYFDLDGSDYLLVNYDTCHMHVYLFTGTKFELLNSVPNFGVVDRWSTFRHLDTVYFLTSGPDSCGRGPVNLWKLEEDNFIHVLSLGRRVDTRRMNQDAFLTLINKNGEGRSVEEIHEELEKSFSSLADEDDVKIVLKGDEMLLTSRQTMSEESLDGLHYNSVGEYYKRPERINFSAGLLEKDMFLYYDEEISKDHIFICSNNVKQKKILQTIKVHRPSSFTILNFEGSIETLLVFVENGRSLQIYEYKGIQGFLYRDTIRINVDKLFSIKIRKYSNLAKRHCLALIHENRLTILQANMYGEKLDMEALSCSEL from the exons ATGCTCTGGCTAACTCGTATCTCTgcaattttcttcttcttcttttgtgGAATCCTGGCAAGCTGTGAGGATCTCGAAGAAGCGATAAAAAAGTTAGATCACTTTAAAGATATCAAATATTTACGAACTCCTCGCGATTCTCAGGAATACTCCTCAATTTGGCTGGAATATGAATTCAACACAGGCGCTGGGAACAGAGAAG AGCTCGTGGTCACAGACATCTCTGTTGACGAATACACAAACCTCCCAGAAGCAGAAACAAAATGGCAATACTTGGAAATAAATGGATCTGGTTACCTTATTCGTACAGAAAAATCGACTCTGTTTTTCTACAAACTTAGTCTCGATAATGCTCCCAATACTCTGAGCAAGGATTTCGCCAGCCTCTCTGTCGAAGGCAGCATAGTAACATTCAAAGTGATCAGTCTGGAGAGCTTTCGATCGACATCCACTCCCGAGATTGACGTGGTGGCTGTCTTATGCGTGGAATCTGATAGAGGAACGTCTTTACAATGGTACAGACTGCTCGATGGAAATTCTTTCAAGTTCTTCTGGTCCTGGCCAGTGCAGAAGCACACAAAGGACATGGAGTTCATTCAGCAAGGGATTCAGAAGAAACTGCTCCTGCTGAACGAAAATGAAATTCGTTTTGGACGACAGAACTCGCCCATAGATATTTATGGCTTCAACATTGATTTTTTAACGAATTCTTTCAATTTTTG GCTCTGTCAGAGGACCTTCGCCCCGAAAATATTCGATATTCAAGTCTGCTCTATTTACGAGAATATTTTCTTAGCTCTTCAAGGTGCTAGTGAGGTCTACTTGTATGAATATAAGAATACTACAGAAGCCAGCATCTTCCAAGAACTGCAGACGATAAAATCGCAGGATTTGAAGAACTTCGTCTGCTTTGAGAGCGGCTACCTGCAGTTCTTGGCGATATCTGGACCGGAAGCTGCATTGTTCCACTTCTTTGAGGGTGAATTCCAGTATAACGCGGAGTCTGAGTCAAGTTTCG ACATTTCAGAGATCTCTTGGGTCAGAGACGTGAGACTGAACACCTACAGGGACGAATCATTATTATTGATTCAATTACGAAACTCCACTGTGATTGCTTTAGCCTGGCAAGGCCTGAGCTTCAAGAAAATTCATCTACCTAGTAACATTCTTGACCAATTCGATATTTCCATGGCCACAGTGGTCCCAAAATTCGGGTTCATCCTGGGGAATAAGTTCGTGAGGTTTCAGACAAAGCTGAAGGACCTGGAGCACCCCATTCAACACTCTACAGAGAGACTGCTGAGTCTTCAGAGTCTCTTGAAC GACTCTCTGACTTACCAAGAAAAAATTCTGAACGAAACCAGGACACGTCTCGAGAAAAGCTACTTGAGCAAGACCCAAGTCACAGGAGTCTGGAACATCAGCACAGTAAATGCAACAAATGCTGTGATAACTGATGATGTAATCTATCACTCAGTCACTATTGGCTCGGTGAATCTCACTAGGGAAGAATTATGGTTCGACGTGAACTCTTACGCGGAGGCTTTGAGAGATTTGGAAGGGAAACTCGAGGAAATCGACGCGAACTTGGTCGAAGCTCTAGACTTCGACTCCAAGGAGCTGAATTTCGACTCTGAAGTCGAGATATCTGGAAATATTAACGTTACTGGAAGCCTGAACGTCGAGGATTTATCTGTGGAGTTCATCAATGACCTGGATGTGATGAATGATGCCAGATATCATGATGAAGTCGTCGTTGAGGGCAAAAGGACCTTTTCTTCAATCGAAGCAGAAAATGTGACGATTTATTCACTGAATGGTATCCCTGTGaaggatattcgatttggtgattcGATGGAAGACTATGGAGACGTGGACTTCTCTAAGATAAGTCGAGCTGAGGTCAAGGAACACTTGTTCTTCGACAGCATCAATGGCGTTGAGTGGAAGACATTGATGGAGGACATTGTGTGGAAGGATGAGCCCAAAGTCATCCCTGGAGAGACTGTCATTGAAGGA ACTCTGACAGCTGACACAGTATCTATTGACTTTCTGAATAACCTGAGGTATCCAAAGGACTATGTTTTGGTTGACAGTAGTGGCCCCGCTTATCTGACGGGCTTGAAATCCTTTGATGAGCTGGTAGTACCAAGTCTGAAGAACGTGAAGTTCATAAACGACATAGATGTCGAGGACTTCGTGGTTCTACATAAGGATAACGTTTTGAATGAACTGATCACCTTCGAGAATTTAGAAGTCGATGATACTCTTCAG GTAGATGGAACTGTAACAAGGATGCAGGAAAAAGAAATTAAGTTATTGAACGAAACCTCTAATGTCTCATCAAATATCATCTTCTCAAGTCTAACAGTCTTGGGAAACGTCACGTTTGAGAATGCACTTTTGGATGGACGTcgattgaatttcgaggatcTACTACTGAAAACTGAAGAGAATGTTGAAATAACTGGGACCAAGACGTTTCTGGGTAACGTGGGAATTGGATCGAATTTAACTATCATGTCTGGAATGATCAATGGACACTCTATGGACGACTTCGTGACTCTGGATACAGATCAGGAATTGCCAA ATCTACAAAAAATATCATCAAATGTCACTTTTGGGAATGTGACATATGGAGCCACGAAGAAGCTGGAAGCTTTTCTCAGAACAGAAAAGGATTGtctaaagaaaataattatattcgaTTTTCCACTCATTGTAGACGAACTATCAGTCGATAATATTAACAACACTTCATACCAAGACTTTGCACGAATGCTAAACGAAACGTTCCAGACAGCCAGCCTAGAGAACTTGAAGACAGAGACTTTAAGAGCTGAAGAAATAGTTCCTAAAGTCATAAATGGTGTAGAATTCGCAAACTTCTCCAAGCATTTAGCAAAATCAAGTATCATAAATGAATATACCATAGACAAGCTGGAGACAGATCAATTGAACGTGAAATTTATTAATGGAATCCCTTTCGATGAGATCAAGCTTCTGAAGGATCAACTGAGCGCCTTGATAGTCAGTATATCAGATGGGAATCGAAGTTTAGAGTCCCTGCAAGTGACAGGGAAAGTTAGTACAAACACAATCAATGGGCAAGCCTTGGAGAACTACCTTCAGGAAAATCGAATGGGATCTGTGATCTTCAACAAAAATGTTTCTATTAAGAACCTGACGATCCTTGGGTCAATGAATGACTTAGATTTTCTGGAACGAGTGTCTGACACTGTGCAGAAGACTGATAGAAATATTACAGTGCATGGACACAAGAGATTTAACGCTGTCAGTTGCTCTGTGCTTGAAGCTAAGTCTCTGAATGGACACCTCATGGAGAATATTCTTGATCCACTTAAAGAACAAGTGTTAACTGGTCCACTAACTATAAATG GATCTCTGACAATTCTGAACAACTTCAACGCAACTGGGAACATTGGATCCATTTCCTATGAAGATTTGATAAGCAGATTCAAGCCTCTCGGGAAGGACACCTACGAGCTTGTAGGAAACGTTCGGTTCTATAACAACGTGTCCATCGAGAATCTCTTCACGAATGGCACGATTCAGGGGACAGATTTCGGCAGTTTCCTGAGCACCACAGTGGCCAGGAACGAGGACAACGTCACGGTTTTCGGCGCGAAAGTGTTCCAAGGCCCCGTCACCTTTAAAGGAGCCTTCCTTGTGCGTGACAAGCTGAACGACATAGACTTGAAGAGGTTCCAGAAGGCTGTCTTCGTCGACAGGCCTTTCTCCGTGAGAACGAAGCTGGTGTTTAAAGATGGCGTAAGAATTGAGGAGGATATTGAGGTTGAGACTGAGTTTCAGGCGAAGTCTCTGATGGGAGTCGATGTTAATGAACTGAGGCTCGATGTCCATTATTTGAACAGGCCGACTTATATTAAAG agaccatagcattcactgaTGTAATCTTTGGTTCCAATATCGAGGTGTCGAAGTTTAATGATTTCGATATGAGGTTGCTGATACCTTTGCACACTGACCAGTCTATACCAGTGGGTGTCTTCAGGTGTCGTTCTATCAAGGTCGATGAGATCAGAATTTTGGGGAACATAAATGAGGAAAATTTAAAGACCATGCAGGAGAACACTTTCATG CTCTCTGGCGAGCAGAATATAACAGGACAGATTAATTTTCGAGGACATGTTAATGTACGACGCGATTTCAATGCGTTTTCGATCAATGGCATCGATCCAAAAAGGATTATTCCCTTAAACTCGAAGACTACTTTAACTG GGAATTTTGTATTCGAGAAGCCAATTGTCTTCAACCAAGGCCTTCGAGTAGGTTACCTAAATGGCATAAATCCAGGTTGGTGGGATGGAATGGCTGTCAGGACGAATAACATTACTCCACAAACCATTTCTGGCAAGTGGACTGTACTTGGCAATGTCTACTTCGAGAATGGAGCTTCAGGACCTGAATTCTTGAATGGCACCAATATCACTGCACTAGTAGACACTTTGGCTACCAGACATTTGGAAATGGACGCTCTGATAACTGAGACAGAA GAAAACCTGAAGAGCATCTGTGACGATCTGAACCAGTTGAAGCACTTTGCTGAGAAGCAAGTTTACAAATTCAGCTCTTTCGACTATCTGCAGATTATTGAGTTCGATAAcagaatcgtcagccttcactaCTTCGATCTGGATGGTTCAGACTACCTTTTGGTCAACTACGACACTTGCCACATGCACGTGTACCTGTTCACAGGCACGAAATTCGAGCTGCTTAACAGTGTCCCTAATTTTGGAGTGGTTGATCGATGGTCCACCTTCAGACATTTAGATACTGTGTATTTCCTCACATCAGGGCCAGATTCTTGTGGAAGAGGTCCAGTGAATTTGTGGAAACTCGAGGAAGACAACTTCATA CACGTACTGAGCCTTGGTCGTCGAGTGGATACTAGGAGGATGAATCAGGATGCCTTTCTGACTCTGATTAATAAAAATGGGGAAGGAAGGTCTGTGGAAGAAATACACGAGGAATTGGAGAAGTCCTTTTCGTCTTTGGCAGACGAAGATGATGTGAAGATCGTTCTGAAGGGGGATGAGATGCTGTTGACCAGCAGACAGACTATGTCTGAAGAGAGTTTGGATGGCCTGCACTATAATAGTGTTGGGGAATATTATAAGAGGCCTGAGAGAATTAATTTCAGTGCTGGCCTGCTCGAAAAGGATATGTTTCTGTATTATGATGAGGAAATCAGCAAGGATCATATCTTC ATTTGTAGTAATAATGTGAAGCAGAAGAAGATCTTGCAGACAATAAAGGTCCATAGACCATCGTCATTCACGATCCTGAATTTCGAGGGGTCCATAGAAACGCTACTAGTCTTCGTTGAAAATGGCAGAAGCCTTCAGATTTATGAATACAAAG
- the Atf3 gene encoding activating transcription factor 3 isoform X3, with protein sequence MYNLNVNVNPSPAAAAGLLGVAAAEVTPRTPEIVNSLIAMTNPFEGYTTERSRDRTDSTSSGLKLTLQTKRRANGSGDETKKRTKKEDGSADDEEDDESSSNSNRGGVHHRTHCSKWHGGYKLTPEDEERRRRRRERNKIAATKCRLKKREKTVILVQESEILETQNHDLKSQIQELETQRRRLVDMLSLHGPTCLKQGGADNSYQQYAEPLHLPSYQDNFVQPPPALNQPQNCVTEYPVKVEDYEGDFYRQESPFVPTSDAGCTV encoded by the exons ATGTACAACCTGAACGTGAACGTGAATCCTAGTCCAGCGGCTGCCGCGGGTCTTCTCGGCGTCGCGGCGGCCGAGGTCACGCCAAGGACACCGGAAATCGTCAACTCCCTAATCGCCATGACCAATCCCTTCGAGGGGTACACGACAGAGAGGAGCAGGGATCGTACGGACTCGACTAGCAGCG GGTTGAAGTTGACGTTGCAAACGAAGAGGCGGGCTAACGGCAGCGGGGACGAAACGAAGAAGAGGACGAAGAAGGAGGACGGCAGCGCGGATGACGAAGAGGACGACGAGtcgagcagcaacagcaaccgcGGTGGA GTCCATCACAGAACACATTGCTCAAAGTGGCACGGAGGATATAAG CTGACGCCAGAGGACGAGGAGAGGCGTCGAAGGCGGCGCGAGAGGAACAAAATCGCAGCCACGAAGTGTCGTCTGAAGAAACGGGAGAAGACAGTGATCCTGGTGCAAGAGTCCGAGATCCTCGAGACGCAGAACCATGACCTGAAGTCGCAGATCCAGGAGCTGGAGACGCAGAGGCGCAGGCTGGTGGACATGCTGAGCCTCCATGGGCCCACCTGCTTAAAGCAGGGCGGCGCGGACAACTCTTATCAGCAGTACGCTGAGCCCCTCCACCTGCCCAGCTATCAGGACAACTTTGTACAACCCCCGCCAGCGTTGAACCAGCCCCAGAACTGTGTCACGGAGTACCcagtgaaggtggaggactacgAGGGCGACTTCTACAGGCAGGAGAGCCCCTTCGTGCCGACCTCGGATGCTGGCTGTACTGTTTAG
- the Atf3 gene encoding activating transcription factor 3 isoform X1, whose protein sequence is MYNLNVNVNPSPAAAAGLLGVAAAEVTPRTPEIVNSLIAMTNPFEGYTTERSRDRTDSTSSGEPSPPSVQHTCSQLIKEGLKLTLQTKRRANGSGDETKKRTKKEDGSADDEEDDESSSNSNRGGVHHRTHCSKWHGGYKLTPEDEERRRRRRERNKIAATKCRLKKREKTVILVQESEILETQNHDLKSQIQELETQRRRLVDMLSLHGPTCLKQGGADNSYQQYAEPLHLPSYQDNFVQPPPALNQPQNCVTEYPVKVEDYEGDFYRQESPFVPTSDAGCTV, encoded by the exons ATGTACAACCTGAACGTGAACGTGAATCCTAGTCCAGCGGCTGCCGCGGGTCTTCTCGGCGTCGCGGCGGCCGAGGTCACGCCAAGGACACCGGAAATCGTCAACTCCCTAATCGCCATGACCAATCCCTTCGAGGGGTACACGACAGAGAGGAGCAGGGATCGTACGGACTCGACTAGCAGCGGTGAGCCGAGCCCACCGAGCGTTCAGCACACCTGTAGTCAGCTCATTAAAGAAG GGTTGAAGTTGACGTTGCAAACGAAGAGGCGGGCTAACGGCAGCGGGGACGAAACGAAGAAGAGGACGAAGAAGGAGGACGGCAGCGCGGATGACGAAGAGGACGACGAGtcgagcagcaacagcaaccgcGGTGGA GTCCATCACAGAACACATTGCTCAAAGTGGCACGGAGGATATAAG CTGACGCCAGAGGACGAGGAGAGGCGTCGAAGGCGGCGCGAGAGGAACAAAATCGCAGCCACGAAGTGTCGTCTGAAGAAACGGGAGAAGACAGTGATCCTGGTGCAAGAGTCCGAGATCCTCGAGACGCAGAACCATGACCTGAAGTCGCAGATCCAGGAGCTGGAGACGCAGAGGCGCAGGCTGGTGGACATGCTGAGCCTCCATGGGCCCACCTGCTTAAAGCAGGGCGGCGCGGACAACTCTTATCAGCAGTACGCTGAGCCCCTCCACCTGCCCAGCTATCAGGACAACTTTGTACAACCCCCGCCAGCGTTGAACCAGCCCCAGAACTGTGTCACGGAGTACCcagtgaaggtggaggactacgAGGGCGACTTCTACAGGCAGGAGAGCCCCTTCGTGCCGACCTCGGATGCTGGCTGTACTGTTTAG
- the Atf3 gene encoding activating transcription factor 3 isoform X2 yields MYNLNVNVNPSPAAAAGLLGVAAAEVTPRTPEIVNSLIAMTNPFEGYTTERSRDRTDSTSSGEPSPPSVQHTCSQLIKEGLKLTLQTKRRANGSGDETKKRTKKEDGSADDEEDDESSSNSNRGGLTPEDEERRRRRRERNKIAATKCRLKKREKTVILVQESEILETQNHDLKSQIQELETQRRRLVDMLSLHGPTCLKQGGADNSYQQYAEPLHLPSYQDNFVQPPPALNQPQNCVTEYPVKVEDYEGDFYRQESPFVPTSDAGCTV; encoded by the exons ATGTACAACCTGAACGTGAACGTGAATCCTAGTCCAGCGGCTGCCGCGGGTCTTCTCGGCGTCGCGGCGGCCGAGGTCACGCCAAGGACACCGGAAATCGTCAACTCCCTAATCGCCATGACCAATCCCTTCGAGGGGTACACGACAGAGAGGAGCAGGGATCGTACGGACTCGACTAGCAGCGGTGAGCCGAGCCCACCGAGCGTTCAGCACACCTGTAGTCAGCTCATTAAAGAAG GGTTGAAGTTGACGTTGCAAACGAAGAGGCGGGCTAACGGCAGCGGGGACGAAACGAAGAAGAGGACGAAGAAGGAGGACGGCAGCGCGGATGACGAAGAGGACGACGAGtcgagcagcaacagcaaccgcGGTGGA CTGACGCCAGAGGACGAGGAGAGGCGTCGAAGGCGGCGCGAGAGGAACAAAATCGCAGCCACGAAGTGTCGTCTGAAGAAACGGGAGAAGACAGTGATCCTGGTGCAAGAGTCCGAGATCCTCGAGACGCAGAACCATGACCTGAAGTCGCAGATCCAGGAGCTGGAGACGCAGAGGCGCAGGCTGGTGGACATGCTGAGCCTCCATGGGCCCACCTGCTTAAAGCAGGGCGGCGCGGACAACTCTTATCAGCAGTACGCTGAGCCCCTCCACCTGCCCAGCTATCAGGACAACTTTGTACAACCCCCGCCAGCGTTGAACCAGCCCCAGAACTGTGTCACGGAGTACCcagtgaaggtggaggactacgAGGGCGACTTCTACAGGCAGGAGAGCCCCTTCGTGCCGACCTCGGATGCTGGCTGTACTGTTTAG
- the LOC143181443 gene encoding uncharacterized protein LOC143181443 produces the protein MANYSIGGGYIRGHVSKKFERSYVTKYVQIAEVIDIVSRDYVHVVFKRFRNWSFDFETEFDFEFRASSRVSMYRQLQCLNQVHSVKDISRELLYEYERDSLLGRLKGFLLKNDDATSHECRTDEILLGHELAVLCLLLLLGLGHCQDNDLPSSMEIESSINRTIEEVERQIREDSSLPQLTRQDIVRILQNITFQDLGSIKDKEAIEKARKLYQRTLMVVLPYNAEESPENLNDLYTKPPMTQIIPDHLRDNKVNKDETRGDSENMVSTRIAHKVNLKESQSTMRSQYKNHRETYSDIQTKVPLKETLKLDSSPLKFTFNLENLQRNALTTERTTTTTRYPVYRNNGNKELEIVYSTSVTQQSTTKTAPKEITIDLGKNEQNVLTSSQWRYNPPPSTSKPTVPSKLDKLPFLPTINAETEDQLTVFSPQGLEMGPKDTKPGAMNSERPTFYVTPMPTETSSKAKYSSTYSLNSAGFRSATTTTATTSMRQEVMDLLASIGLKPDNNSNVEDVYKKNKDILASKFQVPGSNGVSGTLAGLASFEPDAASIVKQNTFEGSGSQIKKGVENLTPDVQLLFQRFGLQPSKLDESTSTTEKTTINLNSYTNFKPLPTSAVKDQEMKEFLARFGLGISDNRKQKSMQAVTKAPSVIEAVPGNMRGILENLGLISSSRKKSKVEKKAQDTEPVETSKFHVFKPHEVNVDDERQRNKINELLDTVKMVQEGKADIQNVRKVATDLLQTTKTLKDGPDPLKLEEIIRTYNEDVKNEIKRQEEEATTPGSVEETTLASTATTESTESTETATDSRNAASDLDSPTTPAPEVSSSTPSTTTVNLMALEESFGGTSEPETPPPPKRKSGLYFLVDWNTFLEVGDEGQEKINLRFQPKVGDRTRFLPVTVP, from the exons ATGGCTAATTATTCCATCGGTGGTGGTTATATTAGAGGTCACGTGAGTAAAAAGTTCGAGAGATCTTATGTTACAAAATACGTACAGATTGCA GAAGTTATAGATATCGTGTCACGCGATTATGTACATGTAG TGTTCAAGAGATTTCGAAATTGGAGCTTCGATTTTGAAACTGAATTCGATTTCGAATTTCGCGCTTCGTCGCGTGTCTCAATGTACAGGCAATTGCAGTGTCTTAATCAGGTCCATTCAGTCAAGGATATTTCACGAGAGCTGCTTTATGAATATGAAAGAGACTCGCTGCTAGGTCGACTAAA AGGGTTTCTTTTGAAGAATG ATGACGCAACTTCTCATGAATGTAGAACAGATGAAATACTTTTAGGTCACGAA CTTGCAGTACTGTGTCTACTGCTCCTCCTCGGCCTAGGTCATTGTCAGGACAATGATTTACCGTCGAGCATGGAGATCGAGAGTTCGATCAACCGTACGATCGAGGAAGTCGAGCGACAAATCCGAGAAGACTCCAGCCTGCCACAGCTCACTAGGCAGGACATAGTCAGGATCCTCCAGAACATCACGTTCCAGGACCTGGGCTCCATCAAGGACAAGGAGGCGATCGAGAAAGCCAGGAAGCTGTACCAGAGAACTCTGATGGTCGTCCTTCCCTACAACGCTGAAGAATCTCCTGAGAACTTGAACGATCTTTACACGAAGCCACCGATGACTCAAATTATTCCAGACCACTTAAGAGACAACAAGGTTAATAAAGATGAAACGAGAGGGGATTCTGAGAACATGGTGTCAACTCGTATAGCTCACAAGGTGAACCTAAAGGAATCTCAGAGCACGATGAGAAGCCAGTACAAAAACCACAGAGAGACTTACTCGGACATACAGACGAAGGTGCCATTAAAGGAGACGCTGAAACTGGACTCCTCGCCACTTAAGTTCACCTTCAACTTGGAGAACCTCCAGAGGAACGCGCTGACGACCGAGAGAACGACCACCACGACTAGGTACCCAGTTTACAGGAATAACGGGAACAAGGAGCTGGAAATTGTCTACAGCACCAGCGTCACCCAGCAGTCCACCACGAAGACAGCTCCAAAAGAGATCACCATCGATCTGGGGAAGAACGAGCAGAACGTGCTGACGTCCAGCCAATGGCGGTACAATCCTCCTCCGAGTACTAGTAAGCCAACTGTGCCTTCTAAGCTGGACAAGCTGCCATTTTTGCCCACAATTAACGCGGAGACTGAAGACCAGCTTACTGTGTTCTCGCCACAGGGGCTGGAAATGGGTCCTAAGGACACTAAGCCAGGGGCTATGAATTCTGAGAGACCCACTTTCTATGTGACCCCTATGCCCACTGAAACGTCCTCCAAGGCGAAGTATAGTTCCACTTATTCCCTGAATTCTGCTGGATTCCGCTCAGCCACGACCACCACTGCTACCACTAGTATGAGGCAGGAAGTGATGGATCTGCTGGCATCGATTGGTCTGAAGCcagataataatagtaatgtggAGGACGTGTACAAGAAGAACAAGGATATCCTGGCGAGTAAGTTTCAGGTACCTGGGAGTAATGGTGTGAGTGGAACTCTGGCTGGGTTGGCTTCGTTTGAACCTGACGCTGCATCGATCGTCAAGCAGAACACTTTCGAGGGCTCTGGGTCTCAGATCAAAAAGGGAGTGGAGAACCTGACTCCAGATGTGCAGCTGCTGTTCCAGAGGTTTGGTCTTCAGCCATCGAAGCTGGACGAGTCCACTAGCACCACTGAGAAGACTACCATTAACCTGAACTCTTATACTAATTTCAAGCCTCTGCCAACTTCTGCTGTGAAGGACCAAGAGATGAAGGAGTTCTTGGCTAGGTTCGGACTCGGGATCAGCGACAATAGAAAGCAGAAGTCGATGCAGGCAGTAACGAAAGCTCCCTCGGTGATCGAGGCAGTGCCAGGTAATATGAGAGGCATTCTGGAGAACCTAGGACTGATCTCCAGTTCTCGAAAGAAATCGAAAGTGGAGAAGAAGGCTCAGGATACAGAACCAGTGGAGACGTCCAAGTTCCATGTGTTCAAGCCTCACGAAGTGAACGTGGATGACGAAAGGCAGAGGAATAAAATCAACGAGCTTCTGGATACGGTGAAGATGGTGCAAGAGGGCAAAGCTGATATCCAGAATGTGAGGAAGGTGGCTACTGACCTGCTGCAGACCACGAAGACCCTGAAGGATGGGCCAGATCCTCTGAAGCTGGAGGAGATCATCAGGACTTATAACGAGGATGTGAAAAATGAGATAAAGAGGCAGGAAGAGGAAGCAACCACCCCTGGCAGCGTCGAGGAAACCACTCTGGCCTCCACGGCTACGACTG AGTCAACAGAGTCGACAGAAACGGCGACAGATTCAAGAAATGCAGCCTCTGATTTGGACTCTCCAACGACTCCAGCTCCCGAGGTGTCCTCGTCTACCCCATCGACGACGACTGTGAACTTAATGGCTTTGGAAGAGTCTTTCGGGGGAACCAGTGAACCTGAGACTCCCCCACCCCCGAAACGAAAGAGTGGCCTGTACTTCTTGGTAGACTGGAACACCTTCCTTGAAGTCGGCGACGAGGGGCAGGAAAAGATAAACTTAAGGTTCCAGCCGAAAGTTGGCGACAGGACTAGGTTCTTACCAGTGACTGTACCTTAA
- the LOC143181593 gene encoding protein transport protein Sec61 subunit gamma, translating to MDQVKKLTEPGRQFAKDSIRLVKRCTKPDRKEFQKIAIATAIGFCIMGFIGFFVKLIHIPINNIIVGS from the exons ATGGATCAAGTAAAGAAATTGACTGAGCCTGGACGTCAGTTCGCAAAGGACAGTATTCGTCTGGTTAAACGGTGCACTAAGCCTGATAGGAAAG AGTTTCAGAAGatcgccattgccacagcaatcGGCTTCTGTATAATGGGCTTCATAGGATTCTTTGTTAAATTAATTCATATTCCAATCAATAACATCATTGT gGGTTCATAA